Proteins found in one Plectropomus leopardus isolate mb chromosome 9, YSFRI_Pleo_2.0, whole genome shotgun sequence genomic segment:
- the atoh8 gene encoding protein atonal homolog 8 → MKNPHPLSGTWSRSMNKEPVLMSVPDTNKKFKRKSREPKRVFSSPEPEHMKTYPANMSDVDSVDDTQAEGCHVSRLAPLERQLMVSQEGMSSSTGAPSGPPEGSVAPAQSGAIDMRIGINVPAITSKLSQLPASPFSNSEISHWPTAISQPLSNRLKLGLRSTFPLSSSSSSSHSHSPSHRAFSLEPSLPTQTGAPPAPRVSQTSQCHEHVEPQVQSPKELTRKRVGVSADGPGRLPEVKAIQQTRRLLANARERTRVHTISAAFEALRKQVPCYSYGQKLSKLAILRIACNYILSLAQLAELDYSSDHSSLNFSQCVEQCTRTLQAEGRSKKRKE, encoded by the exons ATGAAGAACCCTCATCCCCTGAGTGGTACCTGGAGCAGATCCATGAACAAAGAGCCAGTACTGATGTCTGTGCCCGACACTAACAAGAAGTTCAAGAGGAAGTCCCGGGAGCCTAAAAGGGTCTTCAGCAGCCCTGAGCCTGAACACATGAAAACGTACCCAGCAAACATGTCAGATGTGGACTCTGTAGATGACACCCAGGCTGAGGGGTGTCATGTGAGCAGGTTGGCTCCTCTAGAGAGACAGCTGATGGTGTCACAGGAGGGGATGTCCAGTTCTACAGGGGCTCCTTCAGGACCACCAGAAGGCAGCGTGGCTCCAGCTCAGAGTGGTGCCATAGACATGCGAATTGGCATCAATGTGCCAGCCATCACTTCCAAACTGTCCCAGCTACCTGCCTCGCCATTCTCTAACTCAGAGATATCCCACTGGCCCACTGCCATCTCCCAGCCTCTGTCCAACAGACTCAAACTGGGCCTCCGCTCAACCTTCCCTCTGTCatcatccagcagcagcagccacagccaCTCTCCCAGCCACCGGGCCTTCTCCCTGGAGCCCTCTCTTCCAACCCAAACTGGAGCTCCTCCTGCCCCCAGAGTCTCCCAGACCTCCCAGTGTCACGAACATGTGGAGCCCCAAGTCCAGTCACCTAAG GAGTTGACCAGGAAGCGGGTTGGGGTGAGTGCTGATGGACCTGGGCGTCTTCCAGAGGTCAAAGCCATTCAGCAGACCAGGAGGCTTCTAGCCAACGCCCGAGAGAGGACCCGTGTCCACACCATCAGTGCTGCGTTCGAGGCCCTGAGGAAGCAG GTGCCGTGTTACTCCTATGGGCAGAAGCTATCCAAGCTGGCTATATTGCGTATTGCCTGTAACTACATCCTGTCCCTGGCTCAGTTAGCTGAGCTGGACTACAGTTCAGACCACAGCAGTCTGAACTTCTCTCAGTGTGTAGAGCAGTGTACCAGGACCCTGCAGGCCGAGGGCAGGAGCAAGAAGAGGAAG gAGTAA
- the rnf103 gene encoding E3 ubiquitin-protein ligase RNF103 isoform X2: MWLKLFFLLLYFIVLFTIARIFEAVVWYETGMFATQLVDPVTLSYKKLKTILECRGLGYSGLAEKKDVSELVEKSGELTQGELYSAIKKESEQTEAGDASTTHFSGEMHFYELVEDTKDGIWLVQVIAQDRDALLSQSNWGKMVQKVSQFGIRTGTFNCSNDYRSCIKRGWQRSTLIMSVPQTSASKGKVMLKEYNGRRIETEHIFRWMTSHVAHRVKTLRRSEQLVEEWRPDPTHPVKMFLFAHLSQPPAFFSSLSVKFTGRIEFIFVDVRHWDNHSSLSEIGVTQSPAYILKMPEGIYRYGNSTGEFLSLAAMDTFLRSVQPEVNDLFVLSLVLINLLAWMDLFITQGATVKRFVVLIRTLGTYNSILLVSWLPVVALLQLPYLDTLYGYSLKLLRYADTTTLASLVRADWTFYSSHPALFLSTYLAHGLLVDYFEKKRRCGIRSQEDSTTNLEWLASLWDWYTSYLLHPIASLQQVPSDHSDWEDDPNFLFERLAFPDLWLRPLVNMDYMKALPTWRFRAVRQERGEVSDEKTDSSQSDTESGELMDSCPAGPREPPHSRQTHRRSLSSEDRDTQLSMDNNMDPSCCQCAAAASSCCRHGNGSSPSADRALEDGCLPPEGVSNHQRCDWSAWPCDMLQCSECVVCLENFVSEELLMGLPCGHAFHQQCIVVWLAAGRHCCPVCRWPSYKKKQQRAAQSSSAEHTLQD, encoded by the exons ATGTGGCTGAAACTCttctttttgttgctgtatttcATAGTGTTGTTTACAATAGCGAGGATTTTTGAGGCGGTAGTCTGGTATGAGACAGGCATGTTCGCAACTCAGCTGGTGGATCCAGTTACTCTGAGCTATAAGAAGTTAAAGACCATCCTGGAGTGTCGGGGGCTGGGGTACTCTGGACTGGCCGAGAAGAAGGATGTCAGCGAGCTGGTGGAGAAATCAG GAGAGCTGACGCAGGGGGAGCTGTACTCAGCCATCAAGAAAGAGTCGGAGCAGACAGAGGCAGGAGATGCCAGCACTACACACTTCAGCGGGGAGATGCACTTCTATGAATTAGTGGAGGACACTAAAGACGGGATATGGCTTGTTCAG GTCATCGCTCAGGACCGTGACGCTCTGCTCAGCCAGTCCAACTGGGGGAAGATGGTGCAGAAAGTGTCCCAGTTTGGGATCAGAACTGGAACCTTCAACTGCTCTAATGACTACAG GTCATGTATCAAGCGTGGCTGGCAGCGCTCCACCCTCATAATGTCTGTTCCTCAGACCTCAGCGTCGAAGGGCAAAGTCATGCTTAAAGAGTACAATGGCCGCCGCATCGAAACGGAACACATCTTTCGATGGATGACCTCGCACGTGGCTCATCGAGTCAAAACTCTGCGTCGTTCTGAGCAGTTGGTGGAGGAGTGGCGCCCTGACCCCACCCACCCGGTGAAGATGTTCTTGTTCGCCCATCTGTCCCAGCCGCCCGCCTTCTTCTCCTCACTGTCCGTCAAGTTCACCGGCAGGATCGAGTTCATCTTCGTGGATGTGCGTCACTGGGACAACCACAGCAGCCTATCAGAGATCGGTGTGACACAGAGCCCCGCCTACATTCTCAAGATGCCAGAGGGCATTTATCGCTATGGCAACAG TACTGGGGAGTTTCTGTCCCTGGCTGCCATGGATACGTTCCTGCGTTCAGTCCAGCCGGAGGTCAATGACCTGTTTGTCCTCAGTCTGGTCCTGATCAATCTGCTGGCCTGGATGGACCTCTTCATTACACAG GGAGCAACAGTGAAACGATTTGTAGTTCTGATCCGAACACTTGGAACCTACAACTCCATCCTGCTGGTGTCCTGGCTACCTGTTGTG GCCCTTCTCCAGCTGCCCTATCTGGACACTCTGTATGGGTACAGCCTGAAGCTGCTTCGTTATGCTGACACCACTACACTGGCCAGCCTGGTGAGAGCTGACTGGACCTTCTACTCCTCCCACCCAGCTCTCTTCCTGTCCACCTACCTGGCCCACGGCCTGCTGGTCGACTACTTTGAGAAGAAACGCCGCTGTGGCATCCGGAGCCAGGAGGACAGCACCACCAACCTGGAGTGGCTGGCCAGTCTGTGGGACTGGTATACCTCCTACCTGCTCCACCCAATCGCATCACTGCAGCAGGTCCCATCTGACCACTCAGACTGGGAGGACGACCCCAACTTCTTATTTGAGCGCTTGGCGTTCCCTGATCTCTGGCTTCGCCCGTTAGTTAACATGGACTATATGAAAGCCTTGCCCACCTGGAGGTTCAGAGCGGTCCGTCAGGAAAGGGGGGAGGTGTCTGATGAAAAGACAGATAGCTCACAGTCGGACACAGAGAGCGGCGAGCTGATGGATTCCTGTCCTGCAGGTCCAAGGGAACCTCCACACAGCAGGCAAACACACAGGAGATCACTGAGCAGCGAGGACAGAGATACACAGCTCTCTATGGACAACAACATGGACCCCAGCTGCTGTCAGTGTGCTGCCGCTGCATCATCCTGCTGTCGTCATGGGAATGGGAGCTCACCATCAGCTGACAGGGCACTGGAGGATGGCTGCCTCCCACCTGAGGGCGTCTCGAACCATCAGCGCTGCGACTGGTCGGCATGGCCCTGTGACATGCTGCAGTGCTCAGAGTGCGTGGTGTGTCTGGAGAACTTTGTGAGCGAGGAGTTGCTGATGGGTCTCCCCTGCGGCCACGCCTTCCACCAGCAGTGCATCGTGGTGTGGCTGGCAGCAGGCAGACACTGCTGCCCCGTCTGTCGCTGGCCAAGCTACAAGAAGAAACAGCAACGAGCTGCACAGAGCAGCTCAGCCgaacacacactgcaggactGA
- the rnf103 gene encoding E3 ubiquitin-protein ligase RNF103 isoform X1 produces the protein MWLKLFFLLLYFIVLFTIARIFEAVVWYETGMFATQLVDPVTLSYKKLKTILECRGLGYSGLAEKKDVSELVEKSGELTQGELYSAIKKESEQTEAGDASTTHFSGEMHFYELVEDTKDGIWLVQVIAQDRDALLSQSNWGKMVQKVSQFGIRTGTFNCSNDYSRSCIKRGWQRSTLIMSVPQTSASKGKVMLKEYNGRRIETEHIFRWMTSHVAHRVKTLRRSEQLVEEWRPDPTHPVKMFLFAHLSQPPAFFSSLSVKFTGRIEFIFVDVRHWDNHSSLSEIGVTQSPAYILKMPEGIYRYGNSTGEFLSLAAMDTFLRSVQPEVNDLFVLSLVLINLLAWMDLFITQGATVKRFVVLIRTLGTYNSILLVSWLPVVALLQLPYLDTLYGYSLKLLRYADTTTLASLVRADWTFYSSHPALFLSTYLAHGLLVDYFEKKRRCGIRSQEDSTTNLEWLASLWDWYTSYLLHPIASLQQVPSDHSDWEDDPNFLFERLAFPDLWLRPLVNMDYMKALPTWRFRAVRQERGEVSDEKTDSSQSDTESGELMDSCPAGPREPPHSRQTHRRSLSSEDRDTQLSMDNNMDPSCCQCAAAASSCCRHGNGSSPSADRALEDGCLPPEGVSNHQRCDWSAWPCDMLQCSECVVCLENFVSEELLMGLPCGHAFHQQCIVVWLAAGRHCCPVCRWPSYKKKQQRAAQSSSAEHTLQD, from the exons ATGTGGCTGAAACTCttctttttgttgctgtatttcATAGTGTTGTTTACAATAGCGAGGATTTTTGAGGCGGTAGTCTGGTATGAGACAGGCATGTTCGCAACTCAGCTGGTGGATCCAGTTACTCTGAGCTATAAGAAGTTAAAGACCATCCTGGAGTGTCGGGGGCTGGGGTACTCTGGACTGGCCGAGAAGAAGGATGTCAGCGAGCTGGTGGAGAAATCAG GAGAGCTGACGCAGGGGGAGCTGTACTCAGCCATCAAGAAAGAGTCGGAGCAGACAGAGGCAGGAGATGCCAGCACTACACACTTCAGCGGGGAGATGCACTTCTATGAATTAGTGGAGGACACTAAAGACGGGATATGGCTTGTTCAG GTCATCGCTCAGGACCGTGACGCTCTGCTCAGCCAGTCCAACTGGGGGAAGATGGTGCAGAAAGTGTCCCAGTTTGGGATCAGAACTGGAACCTTCAACTGCTCTAATGACTACAG CAGGTCATGTATCAAGCGTGGCTGGCAGCGCTCCACCCTCATAATGTCTGTTCCTCAGACCTCAGCGTCGAAGGGCAAAGTCATGCTTAAAGAGTACAATGGCCGCCGCATCGAAACGGAACACATCTTTCGATGGATGACCTCGCACGTGGCTCATCGAGTCAAAACTCTGCGTCGTTCTGAGCAGTTGGTGGAGGAGTGGCGCCCTGACCCCACCCACCCGGTGAAGATGTTCTTGTTCGCCCATCTGTCCCAGCCGCCCGCCTTCTTCTCCTCACTGTCCGTCAAGTTCACCGGCAGGATCGAGTTCATCTTCGTGGATGTGCGTCACTGGGACAACCACAGCAGCCTATCAGAGATCGGTGTGACACAGAGCCCCGCCTACATTCTCAAGATGCCAGAGGGCATTTATCGCTATGGCAACAG TACTGGGGAGTTTCTGTCCCTGGCTGCCATGGATACGTTCCTGCGTTCAGTCCAGCCGGAGGTCAATGACCTGTTTGTCCTCAGTCTGGTCCTGATCAATCTGCTGGCCTGGATGGACCTCTTCATTACACAG GGAGCAACAGTGAAACGATTTGTAGTTCTGATCCGAACACTTGGAACCTACAACTCCATCCTGCTGGTGTCCTGGCTACCTGTTGTG GCCCTTCTCCAGCTGCCCTATCTGGACACTCTGTATGGGTACAGCCTGAAGCTGCTTCGTTATGCTGACACCACTACACTGGCCAGCCTGGTGAGAGCTGACTGGACCTTCTACTCCTCCCACCCAGCTCTCTTCCTGTCCACCTACCTGGCCCACGGCCTGCTGGTCGACTACTTTGAGAAGAAACGCCGCTGTGGCATCCGGAGCCAGGAGGACAGCACCACCAACCTGGAGTGGCTGGCCAGTCTGTGGGACTGGTATACCTCCTACCTGCTCCACCCAATCGCATCACTGCAGCAGGTCCCATCTGACCACTCAGACTGGGAGGACGACCCCAACTTCTTATTTGAGCGCTTGGCGTTCCCTGATCTCTGGCTTCGCCCGTTAGTTAACATGGACTATATGAAAGCCTTGCCCACCTGGAGGTTCAGAGCGGTCCGTCAGGAAAGGGGGGAGGTGTCTGATGAAAAGACAGATAGCTCACAGTCGGACACAGAGAGCGGCGAGCTGATGGATTCCTGTCCTGCAGGTCCAAGGGAACCTCCACACAGCAGGCAAACACACAGGAGATCACTGAGCAGCGAGGACAGAGATACACAGCTCTCTATGGACAACAACATGGACCCCAGCTGCTGTCAGTGTGCTGCCGCTGCATCATCCTGCTGTCGTCATGGGAATGGGAGCTCACCATCAGCTGACAGGGCACTGGAGGATGGCTGCCTCCCACCTGAGGGCGTCTCGAACCATCAGCGCTGCGACTGGTCGGCATGGCCCTGTGACATGCTGCAGTGCTCAGAGTGCGTGGTGTGTCTGGAGAACTTTGTGAGCGAGGAGTTGCTGATGGGTCTCCCCTGCGGCCACGCCTTCCACCAGCAGTGCATCGTGGTGTGGCTGGCAGCAGGCAGACACTGCTGCCCCGTCTGTCGCTGGCCAAGCTACAAGAAGAAACAGCAACGAGCTGCACAGAGCAGCTCAGCCgaacacacactgcaggactGA